From candidate division KSB1 bacterium:
GACCCTCATCATCACGGGAATCGTGTTCCTAGCGGTGGTACTGTTGAGCGTGGTTCTGTACCACACCGGCCGCACCATCCTCTTACAACGGTTGCAGAACACGTGCAACTTGCTGGCCAGTAACCTGAGCGAGTACACGCGCGAGGAGATGCTTTTGGAGACGGCAGGGGCCGGAACGGCGCGCGATCGTGTTCAGGACATTGTGCTGCGTTTCAAGAAGTTGGGCATCGAAGGTTTTCAGTACGCCGCTGTGGTAGCTCGTGACGGCCGCATTGTTGCGCACACCGACTATCGGCTCCGGGGCGGAATGGTGAGCACTGAGGAGCTGGCCATTCTGGCCGGCTTGGAGGGGTTGTACTGGCGAGTGGTGGGGGATACCACCTACCAATACTTCCAGCCCATCTTTGCCGTGCGCCGAAGCGGCGAGAGGGCCCAGCGCATCCTCTTGGGAGCGGCAGTCATAGGCTTTTCCAAGGCAGAGCTGTGGGCTCCGCTGCGACGTGCTCGAAACATCTTGGTGGTATCGCTGCTGGTGGTGTTCGTCTTTTCGCCACTGGTGATTTACCTCGTGGCGGAGCGCATGACGGCCCTCATTCGCCAGCTCTCTCGTGCTGCTCGCGCAGTGGGCAGCGGCGACCTGGAAGTGGTAGTCCCGGTGCGCCGGAGAGACGAACTTGGGCAACTCGCTGCAGACTTTAACCGGATGATCCGACAGCTCCGCGAAAGGCTCCACATGCAGAAATTTGTCTCCAAGCTGACTGTGGATATGATCCGCAAGCGTGCCGCCATGGGAGACCCCCCGGAAACAGGGGGAGAACTCCGCCACTGCACCGTGCTCTTTTCGGACATCCGCAACTTCTCGGCCATCACCGCCGCGCTTCCTCCAGAGCAGGTGGTCTCACTCATCAACGTGTATCTTGACCTCCAGGCCCAGGTCATCGAGCAACATCGTGGCGTGGTGGACAAGTTCATAGGCGACCAGGTTATGGGCATCTTTCTTGGTGAGGCAATGGCCGACCACGCCATTCGCGCCGCGGTGGAGATCCAGCGCTCCATCCGCACGCTCAACAGCAGACGCCTGCGGAAGCGCCAAGTGGCACTGGAGGTGGGCATCGGCATCAACGACGGCCCAGCAGTAGTGGGCAATATGGGCTCCTCGAGCCGCATGGACTACACAGTCATCGGTGACGTGGTCAATGTGGCAAATCGCCTCTGCGCCCTGGCAAAGCCCGGACAGATCATTACCTCGGCAAACCTGGTGCGGAGCTTGACCGGGAGCTACCCAATCGTCCGTCTTGCCCCCGTCATGGTCAAAGGCAAGAAGGAGCCCGTCGAGGTGTTTGAGATCGACTATGACCGTGCAATTGTCATGTGAGCTAAATGGCCGAGCGCGGCGCGTAGTGTTGGCTTGCGCTCTCCTATGCTTCTTGGCCACGTCGAGCAAGCAAACCTGGGCGCAGGCCGAGTTTCTGGATTTTTGCCCCGGAGCGCGGGCTCATGCAATGGGCAGGTCGCTCGTCACAGACCCCGCCGATGGCACAGCGTTGTTCTGGAACCCCGCCGGGCTCGCCGGTCTTACCGAAACCAGGCTCACCCTCTCCACCCCCGGGGCGTTCTCCGTGGATTTCGCTGGGATCACTCTCTTTCTGCCGCCCCGGACCGGCGCTGCATTCGCGGTAGGAAGTACTGGGAAAGGACCTGAGGCTTACCAGGTTGGAAGCTTGGCATGGGCGCGTCGTCTTGGCAGGACCGCGGCGTTTGGTACTGCTATAAGTCTGCTCTCGCACGGTTCGGAATCCTGGCCCACCGCCGGGCTGGGACTCATTTGGCACCCTGGCATGAGAGAAGGAACTGACCCGGGCACGGGTGGCAGGTACACCATCGCATTCAGCGCGCACAACGTGCCGCTCGTATTGGGCGACGTCGACCACCAACTGCGTTTTGGAGTAGCCTATCACCCAGGTGGGTTCATTCCAGCCCTCCATTTTGCCTACCACGCTCAACGCGGTGCAGAGTCCACGCACTTTGGCATCGAGTGGGGTCCCTTTCGCACGATGCGTGTACAGGCTGGTCTTGCCTACCGCCAGGAGCTCACCTGGGGCCTGGGTACCGCCCTACGCTGGCGGAACGCGGACCTGGTAATAGCCTATGCGGCGCAGGAGAAGCGCCTGCTGGCTACCATCTCCATTGGCATTGGCGACGATGCGCAGACCTTGGCCGCCCGTCACCGGGAGAAGGCCACGCACGCTTTGGAGACAAATGACCTTCGCCGCGCGGTGGCGGAGCTGGACAATGCCCTTGCTTACGGTCTGAACGACCACACTGCCCGGGCGCTGGCCGATAGTCTGCGCCTCCTGGTTCGGCACCAGGACCGCGCGGTGGATTCTCTGCTCCAGGTAGGGCAGCGTCTGGAGGAAAAAGGCTGGTTCCTCAACGCCACCGTCAATTACCTCAGGGTCCTAAACCTGGACCCGGACAACCACGAAGCCTTGCGCCGCGTGCAACAGATAAAGCCTCGCGTCAACGTCTACTTGGACCAGCTGTATGCGAACGGCGTGGAAGCGTTTGAAAAGAACGACATGGGCAGAGCGCGGGAGATTTTCCAGACCATACTTCTGGTGCAAAACGACCATCAGGGGGCACGTTCTTACCTGGAAAGGATGGAGACGCTTGACCGCGAGCGCGCCCGGGATTACTATCTGCGGGCACTTACGCTG
This genomic window contains:
- a CDS encoding HAMP domain-containing protein — encoded protein: MVAWFATMPIRLKMTLIITGIVFLAVVLLSVVLYHTGRTILLQRLQNTCNLLASNLSEYTREEMLLETAGAGTARDRVQDIVLRFKKLGIEGFQYAAVVARDGRIVAHTDYRLRGGMVSTEELAILAGLEGLYWRVVGDTTYQYFQPIFAVRRSGERAQRILLGAAVIGFSKAELWAPLRRARNILVVSLLVVFVFSPLVIYLVAERMTALIRQLSRAARAVGSGDLEVVVPVRRRDELGQLAADFNRMIRQLRERLHMQKFVSKLTVDMIRKRAAMGDPPETGGELRHCTVLFSDIRNFSAITAALPPEQVVSLINVYLDLQAQVIEQHRGVVDKFIGDQVMGIFLGEAMADHAIRAAVEIQRSIRTLNSRRLRKRQVALEVGIGINDGPAVVGNMGSSSRMDYTVIGDVVNVANRLCALAKPGQIITSANLVRSLTGSYPIVRLAPVMVKGKKEPVEVFEIDYDRAIVM